The Fibrobacter sp. UWB2 genome window below encodes:
- a CDS encoding bifunctional UDP-sugar hydrolase/5'-nucleotidase, with protein sequence MNKLKYLLPLVVFGVFSCSGKQPQVEGRSNALASPRSIVVVYENDVHCQMDGYAKFAGIRDAIADTADVLTVSSGDFLQGGAMGSISRGGYVVALMNAVGYDVVTLGNHEFDYKIPRLMELSDSLNAAIVCANLVQKGTSMPLFKPYILRQVGSKKIAFVGVLTPQTLVGESYAFTDESLKTLYDIPAKDIFNLVQSAVDDARKAGADYVILLSHLGLVPPVSSVEVVQKTTGIDAVLDGHSHSVVNEEFVLNSKGDSVLISQTGTKFQNVGVLDITRNGKFHSRLIPMDSVVVVNRKVAAVHDSLRALAVVDLQKVVSNTKFELTINGADGKRLVRKGETNLGDLAADAMRFSVGAQIGIENGGSVRVTIPAGDVKYQDVLNVMPFANGMCLIRATGRQIKEALAQGASKLLEESGGFLQVSGLRYTAVVDTKNGGGAAQVRIENVQVETENGFVAIDEEALYTVGLSSYVAYEGGEITAFRESEIIMDKVMTDDEAMVKFLKSLGDEIPEVYRKPQGRIAVKYVR encoded by the coding sequence ATGAATAAGCTAAAGTACTTGTTGCCTTTGGTTGTTTTTGGCGTGTTTTCTTGTTCGGGGAAACAGCCTCAAGTTGAAGGGCGTTCGAATGCTTTGGCTTCGCCTCGGAGCATCGTAGTTGTTTACGAAAACGATGTTCATTGCCAAATGGATGGCTATGCAAAATTTGCAGGCATTCGCGATGCGATTGCGGATACGGCGGATGTCTTGACGGTCTCGTCCGGCGATTTTTTGCAAGGCGGTGCGATGGGGAGCATTTCTCGTGGCGGCTATGTTGTAGCGCTCATGAATGCAGTCGGTTACGATGTCGTGACGCTTGGTAACCATGAATTTGATTATAAAATTCCGCGCTTGATGGAACTTTCTGATTCCTTGAACGCAGCAATTGTCTGCGCAAACCTTGTGCAGAAAGGGACATCGATGCCGCTGTTCAAGCCTTACATTTTAAGGCAGGTTGGCTCCAAAAAAATTGCTTTTGTCGGAGTGCTGACTCCGCAAACTCTAGTGGGGGAGTCTTACGCATTTACGGATGAATCGCTAAAGACTTTGTACGACATTCCTGCAAAGGATATTTTCAATCTCGTGCAGTCGGCGGTTGATGATGCGCGTAAAGCAGGCGCAGATTACGTGATTTTGCTTTCGCACTTGGGGCTTGTGCCGCCGGTGAGTTCCGTTGAGGTTGTTCAGAAAACGACGGGGATTGACGCCGTGCTGGACGGACATTCGCATAGCGTTGTTAATGAAGAATTTGTTTTAAATTCTAAAGGCGATAGCGTTCTTATTTCGCAGACGGGAACGAAATTCCAGAATGTCGGGGTGCTAGATATTACTCGCAATGGGAAATTCCACTCTCGCTTGATTCCGATGGATAGCGTTGTTGTGGTGAACCGTAAAGTTGCTGCCGTTCACGATAGCTTGCGAGCTTTGGCCGTAGTAGATTTGCAAAAAGTCGTCTCGAACACGAAATTTGAATTGACGATTAATGGCGCTGATGGGAAACGCTTGGTTCGCAAAGGCGAAACGAACTTGGGCGATTTGGCGGCGGATGCCATGCGCTTTTCAGTAGGGGCGCAAATTGGAATTGAAAATGGCGGGAGTGTCCGCGTGACGATTCCTGCGGGCGATGTGAAATATCAAGATGTTCTGAACGTGATGCCTTTTGCGAACGGAATGTGCTTGATTCGCGCGACCGGGCGTCAGATCAAGGAGGCGCTTGCTCAAGGAGCTTCGAAATTGCTGGAAGAATCCGGCGGATTTTTGCAAGTCTCGGGACTCCGCTATACGGCTGTCGTTGATACGAAAAATGGTGGCGGAGCTGCGCAAGTACGCATTGAAAATGTGCAGGTAGAGACTGAAAACGGCTTTGTCGCTATTGACGAGGAGGCTTTATATACGGTCGGATTGTCATCTTATGTGGCATACGAAGGCGGTGAAATTACAGCCTTCCGCGAAAGTGAAATCATTATGGATAAGGTGATGACCGATGATGAAGCGATGGTGAAGTTCTTGAAAAGCTTGGGCGACGAAATCCCCGAAGTTTACCGAAAACCACAGGGGCGGATTGCGGTGAAATACGTTCGGTAA
- a CDS encoding RimK family protein — protein sequence MKKIIVVNTPKNWKFHIPEAEIVSAKDYLTNPEFTTQKNVRVFNLCKDYSYQSKGYYVSLLAEARGHKVIPNVKNIRDFKAPAVVKIISDEIDELIQKSLHKLTGTEFVLSIYFGQNVSAQYLELSQALYRVFQAPLLRAKFVFKQKWFIQSIRPISVDEIPETHKEMVDQFAIEYFQKDRYVSPKTEDYVYDLGILTNPDEVEPPSNKEAIQLFIEAAQDTGFRVEMITKTDYHRVGEFDAIFIRETTNVNHHTYAFARRAQSEGIAVIDDPDSILRCSNKVYLQELMTVGKIPSPKTIIAHSENRHTLAKEIGFPMVIKTPDSSFSMGVKKANNKEELEKILDTMFEHSDLLIAQEFTPTEFDWRIGILDGKPLFACKYYMAKDHWQIYNWDSKDKNAVCGKWDCLPIESVPHGIVKTALRVASLIGNGLYGVDLKEINGHPVVIEVNDNPSIDHGIEDQVGKKKIYLAIMRSLRHRIEDRQNAAQQKVLQHERDMFL from the coding sequence ATGAAAAAAATAATTGTCGTGAACACTCCAAAGAATTGGAAGTTCCACATTCCCGAAGCCGAAATTGTCTCGGCAAAAGACTACCTTACTAATCCAGAATTTACAACTCAGAAAAACGTTCGCGTTTTCAACTTGTGCAAAGACTACAGCTACCAGAGCAAGGGCTATTATGTAAGCCTGCTTGCCGAAGCGCGCGGTCACAAGGTCATCCCGAACGTCAAGAACATCCGCGACTTCAAAGCCCCGGCAGTCGTGAAAATCATCAGCGATGAAATCGATGAACTGATCCAGAAGAGCCTGCACAAGCTGACCGGCACAGAGTTTGTGCTCTCGATTTACTTTGGGCAAAACGTCAGTGCGCAATACCTAGAACTTTCGCAGGCACTTTACCGCGTTTTCCAGGCTCCGCTCCTGCGTGCAAAATTTGTCTTCAAGCAAAAATGGTTCATCCAGTCCATCCGCCCGATTAGCGTTGACGAAATTCCCGAAACGCATAAGGAAATGGTTGATCAGTTCGCCATTGAATACTTCCAGAAAGACCGCTACGTCTCCCCCAAGACGGAAGATTACGTGTACGACCTCGGCATTTTAACGAACCCCGATGAAGTGGAACCGCCGAGCAACAAGGAAGCCATCCAGCTCTTTATCGAAGCCGCACAAGATACGGGTTTCCGCGTGGAAATGATTACCAAGACGGACTACCACCGCGTCGGTGAATTTGATGCCATCTTCATTCGCGAAACGACAAACGTCAACCATCACACATACGCATTTGCACGCCGTGCCCAGAGCGAAGGCATCGCCGTCATTGATGATCCCGACAGTATTTTACGTTGTTCCAACAAAGTTTATTTGCAAGAACTGATGACGGTCGGCAAGATTCCCTCCCCGAAGACGATAATCGCCCACAGCGAAAACCGCCACACACTCGCGAAAGAAATCGGATTCCCGATGGTCATCAAGACGCCTGATTCCAGCTTCAGCATGGGCGTCAAAAAGGCAAACAACAAGGAAGAACTCGAAAAAATTCTCGACACGATGTTCGAGCACAGCGACTTGCTTATCGCTCAAGAATTCACGCCCACAGAATTTGACTGGAGAATCGGTATTCTCGACGGAAAGCCACTCTTTGCTTGCAAATATTACATGGCAAAGGACCATTGGCAAATTTACAACTGGGATAGCAAGGACAAAAACGCTGTTTGTGGCAAATGGGATTGCCTCCCGATTGAAAGCGTCCCGCACGGCATCGTGAAAACGGCCCTCCGCGTAGCAAGCCTTATCGGCAACGGCCTTTACGGCGTGGACCTCAAGGAAATCAACGGTCACCCGGTCGTGATTGAAGTGAACGACAACCCGAGTATTGACCACGGTATCGAAGACCAAGTTGGCAAAAAGAAGATTTATCTCGCCATCATGAGGAGTCTGCGCCACCGCATCGAAGACCGCCAAAACGCAGCACAGCAGAAAGTACTCCAACACGAAAGGGATATGTTTTTATAG
- a CDS encoding TatD family hydrolase, with translation MFDFHIHLARLPQKKQLTQLLLDRNYDFIAVSCEPWEWEEVSQLKKEFSTEIKPFRVTYGIHPMIATQATRETLDQLRTHLEEDPLAMVGEAGVDKRYPGYDDGSQDQIFLAQAGLALELKRDLQIHCVGDYMHVLKLLEEAGFESVAQTDRATSAPSREAPRPIFHRFGGDANFVKKALPFGALFSLHEDSFRKKSTAAAIKLIPESNVFFETDADESFLEPAELLEELESRLESVRLAYAKSLE, from the coding sequence ATGTTCGATTTTCACATTCATTTAGCACGATTACCCCAAAAAAAGCAGCTCACGCAGTTGCTTTTAGACCGCAATTATGACTTTATTGCGGTTTCTTGCGAACCCTGGGAATGGGAAGAAGTCTCGCAACTGAAAAAAGAGTTTTCAACCGAAATCAAGCCTTTTAGAGTGACCTACGGGATCCACCCGATGATAGCAACGCAGGCCACTCGCGAAACTTTGGACCAACTACGCACCCATCTAGAAGAGGATCCGCTTGCCATGGTCGGCGAAGCGGGTGTCGACAAACGCTATCCGGGTTACGACGACGGCTCCCAGGACCAGATTTTTTTGGCACAGGCAGGGCTTGCTTTAGAACTCAAGCGGGATTTGCAAATCCACTGCGTTGGGGACTATATGCACGTGCTGAAACTTCTGGAAGAGGCGGGGTTTGAGTCCGTGGCTCAAACCGATAGAGCCACAAGCGCGCCGTCTCGAGAAGCGCCGCGCCCGATTTTCCACCGCTTTGGCGGGGATGCGAATTTCGTGAAAAAAGCCCTCCCCTTTGGAGCGCTCTTTTCACTGCACGAGGATAGCTTCCGCAAGAAGTCGACCGCAGCAGCCATCAAACTCATTCCCGAAAGCAACGTGTTCTTCGAGACCGACGCCGATGAATCTTTCTTAGAGCCTGCGGAGCTTCTTGAAGAACTTGAAAGCCGCTTGGAATCAGTTCGGCTCGCCTACGCCAAGAGCCTTGAGTAA
- a CDS encoding glutamate-cysteine ligase family protein — protein sequence MSNYKLWERFGVEMEFMIVDRDTLNVLPRADVPLGKDKDGNQLSDVEYDDIGLSNELVSHVLEFKCAHPKSTFDGLGKRFFHEIRRANKKLEKINAMLLPSACHPFMDPAEMQLWPYDCLDIYQTYDRIFNCKGHGWANLQSTHLNLSFDGDEEFGELHAAIRLLLPLIPAIAASSPYLDGKYTGYRDARIEVYRHNQDKVPEITGQVIPEQAYSYDEYNKMIFDKVKKAIAPYDTEHLLNHFFLNSRGAIARFDRGAIEIRLVDIQECPNADIAIVELEIATLKAIVNGKFAASRENASAANSVPHTLKEYRDFLRNFDTTRLAELLAKTTKDAENTQIDWQEYLSVFGMNLADATKNAAAVTAGDIWKHIYSIVKNDLTEVSQSFMEKMLERGTLSSALYKALGDAPTHEAFVTEYKKLADCLAHNRLYGISE from the coding sequence ATGAGCAATTACAAACTTTGGGAACGCTTCGGCGTTGAAATGGAATTCATGATTGTCGATCGCGACACGCTGAACGTGCTGCCGCGTGCCGATGTTCCCCTCGGAAAAGACAAAGACGGCAATCAACTCTCCGATGTAGAATACGACGACATCGGACTTTCGAACGAACTTGTAAGCCATGTGTTGGAATTCAAATGCGCTCATCCCAAGTCCACATTTGACGGACTTGGCAAGCGATTCTTCCACGAGATTCGCCGTGCAAACAAGAAGCTAGAAAAGATCAACGCGATGCTTTTGCCGAGCGCCTGCCACCCGTTCATGGACCCGGCAGAGATGCAACTCTGGCCGTACGATTGCCTCGACATTTACCAAACTTACGACCGCATTTTCAACTGCAAAGGCCACGGCTGGGCCAACTTGCAAAGCACGCACCTGAACCTTTCTTTTGACGGCGATGAAGAATTTGGCGAGCTTCACGCAGCAATTCGCTTGCTGCTCCCGCTAATTCCAGCCATTGCCGCCAGCAGCCCGTATCTCGACGGCAAATACACCGGCTATCGCGACGCCCGCATCGAAGTTTATCGCCACAATCAGGACAAAGTCCCTGAAATCACAGGCCAAGTCATCCCGGAACAGGCGTATAGCTACGATGAATACAACAAGATGATTTTTGACAAAGTTAAGAAGGCTATCGCCCCATACGATACCGAACACTTGCTCAATCATTTCTTCTTGAACAGCCGTGGTGCCATCGCTCGTTTTGATCGTGGAGCCATTGAAATACGCCTTGTCGATATTCAAGAATGCCCGAATGCCGACATCGCCATTGTAGAGCTTGAAATAGCAACACTCAAGGCGATTGTGAATGGCAAATTCGCGGCATCTCGCGAAAACGCATCCGCAGCAAATTCCGTGCCGCACACGCTCAAGGAATACCGCGACTTCTTGCGCAACTTCGACACAACTCGCCTTGCCGAACTCCTCGCCAAGACCACGAAGGACGCCGAAAACACCCAAATCGATTGGCAAGAATACCTCTCCGTATTTGGCATGAATCTCGCAGACGCTACCAAAAACGCCGCCGCAGTTACCGCCGGCGATATTTGGAAGCACATCTACAGCATCGTAAAAAACGACCTCACCGAAGTCTCGCAGAGCTTCATGGAAAAAATGCTCGAACGCGGAACGCTCTCCAGCGCCCTCTACAAAGCACTCGGCGACGCCCCCACCCACGAAGCATTTGTCACCGAATACAAAAAATTAGCCGATTGCCTTGCACACAACCGGCTCTATGGAATTAGCGAATAA
- a CDS encoding TIGR02172 family protein, producing the protein MEKIDLSQWTMFSNRHNSENYNSPDGKWMLKLGFPGFCSTKEELLREQDICRKVVSLGIPTPHVGDIVEQDGRLGLIYERIVGKRSISKCVGENPEHLEEYIKVFAEHCKKLHSTSCIPGTFQDAEEKYSRLIEESKMFPENVKEFARNLIKETPKVSRCVHGDMQTGNLIVNDNGAYFIDLGEFACGNPLFDLGCYFYFCHYLPDDFLLATHYMNAAMMRKCWDVFAKYYFGADTPEKLAAVDARVKPYVLFPILDFEHLMAEDANLKYLEMNFQVARKDLGL; encoded by the coding sequence ATGGAGAAAATTGACTTATCACAATGGACGATGTTCAGCAATCGTCACAATTCCGAGAACTACAATAGTCCGGATGGCAAATGGATGCTGAAATTGGGTTTTCCGGGTTTTTGCTCGACGAAGGAGGAATTGCTTCGCGAGCAGGATATTTGCCGGAAAGTGGTTTCACTTGGAATCCCGACGCCGCATGTGGGCGATATTGTCGAACAGGACGGTCGTTTGGGTCTGATTTATGAACGCATTGTTGGGAAACGCTCGATTTCGAAATGTGTGGGCGAAAATCCCGAACATCTTGAGGAATACATCAAGGTTTTTGCAGAGCATTGCAAAAAGCTGCATTCTACGTCGTGCATTCCTGGCACGTTCCAAGATGCGGAGGAAAAGTATTCGCGTTTGATTGAGGAATCGAAGATGTTCCCTGAGAATGTCAAGGAATTTGCTCGAAATCTCATTAAAGAAACGCCAAAGGTTTCTCGTTGCGTCCATGGCGATATGCAGACGGGCAACTTGATTGTCAATGATAATGGCGCGTACTTTATCGATTTGGGCGAGTTTGCCTGCGGTAACCCGCTTTTCGATTTAGGTTGTTATTTCTATTTCTGCCATTATTTGCCGGATGATTTTCTGCTGGCGACTCATTACATGAATGCGGCGATGATGCGCAAGTGCTGGGACGTTTTTGCAAAGTATTATTTTGGTGCAGATACTCCGGAGAAATTGGCGGCGGTGGATGCTCGCGTCAAACCGTACGTGCTGTTCCCGATTCTCGACTTTGAGCATTTGATGGCCGAAGATGCAAATTTAAAATACCTGGAAATGAATTTCCAGGTAGCTCGAAAAGACTTGGGATTGTAA
- the mfd gene encoding transcription-repair coupling factor: MLTISEFLQENSFPAISLFENVDNEAIHVNGASVPLASMMVANRFLKSPQNILVIAKDYRSAEVWVENLESMVGEEFVRFFPSLGLKPYEIKVPFEGVLEERLKFFRDVSHTEKPFVVVCPLDAFLMKLPEPGEIMRQVRTLRVGDQLEPSSLRPWFLDHGFTEQPMVSGVGEFSIRGCIVDVNCLLYPHPIRIEFYGDEIESIRAFDIFTQRSLEQMTHIEFFPMGEFTVPESVMAGEECSTEALWWHRPNHQRLVASLLDYMPRASLVFEELSLLSENASKMYAAFRGAYDEARVADAGVAAPADIWFKIGELSRLFVGRASLDMTRVKVDDGNWHEMHMRAQDFTSNGTDAVAKEIEEFYDKGGRVYVMAQTIGGVNRLREVFDGLPVEDYFIGNLSEGFWLEDDNVAFLTESRILNRHANKARKHKIAGSVTNALMVESLNRGDLVAHEDHGIGRYLGLVRVEVNGGMVDCALLEYDGGDRLKFPVSDLQKIERLDRSENVETKLDRLGSKTWENIKKRVKQKVIQIARDLVELYAKRELVEGFGFPPDGNMQKEFEDSFEYDPTPDQLRATADIKRDMESRRPMDRLICGDVGFGKTEVAMRAAFKCVASNKQVAILVPTTILAAQHYENFCERFAAYPVKIALMNRYKSAKEKKEIFKEIAAGTVNIVIGTHALLSNKSEFKDLGLLIIDEEQKFGVKQKEKLRQLRLAVDTLSMSATPIPRSLHLSMTGVRDISLINTPPINRLPVETKLMQRDDEVLKNAILDELARGGQVFVVNDRVQTIYKLTEDIEAMAPEAKVAVAHGQMEDHELERVMDAFLSRKFDILVSTSIIESGLDVPNANTIIIMNAHHFGISQLYQMRGRVGRSSVLAKAFLVIPQRGEISQESMRRLKALEQFTDLGSGYQLAMRDLEIRGAGNLLGQEQHGFIAEVGFETYVRLVREAVEMLRGGALEKPIQPRVEIGVDAYLPEDYVEDGLTRISLYQRIARITTQADVQNIESELQDRFGPVPTPAKMLLLVTELGLLAGRLRIQGLALRKGVIVATFAETPSPDPRVLGEISSLCTCSMRYLGMSPLQAVFEVGRGTPVEMAKKTLEVFRAFANIQVQAATIRSADPLLKALGVGEPN, from the coding sequence ATGCTTACCATTTCGGAATTCCTTCAAGAAAATTCGTTCCCTGCGATTTCGCTTTTTGAAAATGTTGATAACGAGGCCATTCATGTCAATGGCGCGTCGGTTCCGCTTGCATCGATGATGGTGGCGAACCGCTTCTTGAAAAGCCCGCAGAACATTCTGGTGATTGCAAAGGATTACCGCAGTGCCGAAGTTTGGGTCGAGAATCTCGAAAGCATGGTGGGCGAGGAGTTTGTTCGCTTTTTCCCGTCGCTCGGCTTGAAACCTTACGAAATCAAGGTGCCGTTTGAGGGCGTGCTTGAAGAACGCTTGAAGTTCTTCCGAGATGTTTCGCATACCGAAAAGCCGTTTGTTGTTGTTTGTCCGCTGGATGCGTTTTTGATGAAACTCCCAGAACCTGGCGAAATTATGCGTCAGGTGCGTACGCTCCGCGTTGGCGACCAGCTGGAGCCTTCGTCTTTACGTCCGTGGTTCCTTGATCACGGCTTTACGGAACAGCCGATGGTGAGCGGCGTGGGCGAGTTTTCCATTCGCGGATGCATCGTCGATGTGAACTGCTTGCTTTATCCGCACCCCATCCGTATTGAATTTTATGGCGACGAGATTGAATCCATTCGTGCGTTTGACATTTTTACGCAGCGTTCGCTGGAGCAGATGACGCATATCGAGTTCTTCCCGATGGGGGAATTCACGGTGCCGGAATCGGTGATGGCGGGCGAGGAATGTTCTACGGAAGCGCTTTGGTGGCACCGTCCGAATCACCAGCGCTTGGTCGCAAGCCTCTTAGATTACATGCCGCGTGCGTCGCTTGTCTTTGAAGAGCTTTCGTTGCTTTCTGAGAATGCATCCAAGATGTATGCTGCGTTCCGTGGCGCTTATGATGAAGCTCGCGTGGCTGATGCGGGGGTAGCTGCTCCTGCGGATATTTGGTTCAAAATTGGCGAACTTTCGCGTTTGTTCGTAGGCCGCGCGTCGCTGGATATGACTCGTGTCAAGGTGGATGACGGCAACTGGCATGAGATGCACATGCGCGCGCAAGACTTTACGTCGAACGGTACGGATGCAGTCGCCAAAGAAATCGAAGAATTCTATGACAAGGGCGGTCGCGTTTACGTGATGGCCCAGACGATAGGCGGTGTGAACCGCTTGCGTGAAGTTTTTGACGGCCTACCTGTTGAAGATTATTTTATCGGAAATCTGAGCGAAGGCTTTTGGCTCGAAGACGATAATGTTGCGTTCCTCACGGAATCGAGAATTTTAAACCGCCATGCGAATAAAGCTCGCAAGCACAAGATTGCGGGCTCGGTGACGAATGCGTTGATGGTGGAATCGCTCAATCGCGGTGACCTCGTGGCGCACGAAGACCACGGCATTGGTCGTTACTTGGGACTTGTCCGCGTGGAAGTCAATGGCGGTATGGTCGACTGCGCGTTGCTGGAATACGATGGCGGAGATCGCCTAAAGTTCCCCGTGTCGGACCTGCAAAAGATTGAACGCCTCGACCGCTCGGAAAATGTAGAAACAAAGCTCGACCGTCTCGGCAGCAAAACTTGGGAAAACATCAAGAAGCGCGTCAAGCAAAAGGTTATCCAGATTGCGCGTGACCTCGTGGAGCTTTATGCCAAGCGCGAACTTGTTGAAGGTTTCGGTTTCCCGCCTGATGGCAACATGCAAAAGGAATTCGAGGATTCGTTCGAATACGATCCGACGCCAGACCAACTCCGTGCCACGGCCGACATCAAGCGCGATATGGAAAGCCGTCGCCCGATGGACCGCTTGATTTGCGGTGACGTAGGTTTTGGAAAGACCGAAGTTGCCATGCGAGCGGCGTTCAAGTGCGTCGCGTCGAATAAGCAGGTCGCCATTCTCGTGCCGACCACGATTCTTGCGGCTCAGCATTACGAAAACTTCTGCGAGCGCTTTGCCGCTTACCCGGTCAAGATTGCGCTCATGAACCGCTACAAGAGCGCCAAGGAAAAGAAGGAAATCTTCAAGGAAATCGCGGCTGGTACGGTGAACATCGTCATCGGAACGCACGCGCTGTTGTCAAACAAAAGCGAGTTCAAAGACCTCGGACTTTTGATTATTGACGAAGAGCAAAAGTTTGGCGTGAAGCAAAAGGAAAAATTGCGCCAGCTTCGCCTTGCTGTTGATACGCTCAGCATGAGTGCAACTCCGATTCCGCGTTCGTTGCACTTGAGCATGACGGGCGTTCGCGATATTTCGCTTATCAATACACCGCCGATTAACCGCTTGCCGGTCGAAACGAAGCTGATGCAGCGCGATGATGAAGTCTTGAAGAATGCAATTCTCGATGAACTCGCTCGTGGCGGCCAGGTGTTCGTGGTGAATGACCGCGTGCAGACAATTTACAAGCTCACCGAAGATATCGAAGCGATGGCGCCCGAAGCGAAAGTCGCTGTGGCTCATGGACAAATGGAAGACCACGAGCTTGAACGCGTGATGGATGCATTCCTTTCGCGCAAATTCGATATTCTCGTGAGCACGAGCATTATTGAATCTGGCTTGGATGTGCCAAACGCGAACACGATTATCATCATGAACGCGCACCACTTTGGCATTAGCCAACTTTACCAGATGCGAGGCCGCGTGGGCCGTAGTAGCGTCTTGGCAAAGGCTTTCCTCGTCATTCCACAGCGTGGCGAAATCTCGCAAGAATCCATGCGCCGCCTCAAAGCGTTGGAACAGTTTACTGACCTCGGTAGCGGCTACCAGCTCGCTATGCGCGACCTCGAAATTCGCGGGGCGGGCAACTTGCTCGGTCAGGAACAGCACGGCTTTATTGCTGAAGTCGGCTTTGAAACTTATGTGCGCTTGGTGCGTGAAGCGGTTGAAATGCTGCGCGGTGGTGCTCTCGAAAAGCCAATACAGCCGCGTGTGGAAATCGGTGTGGATGCATACCTTCCCGAAGATTACGTGGAAGACGGTCTCACGAGAATTTCGCTGTACCAGCGCATTGCTCGAATCACGACGCAGGCGGATGTGCAGAACATCGAAAGCGAATTGCAGGACCGCTTTGGCCCTGTGCCGACACCGGCGAAGATGCTTTTGCTTGTGACCGAACTTGGGCTTTTGGCAGGTCGTTTGCGCATCCAAGGACTAGCGCTTCGCAAGGGTGTCATTGTTGCGACATTTGCAGAAACTCCGTCGCCGGACCCGCGCGTGCTTGGCGAAATCAGCAGCCTCTGCACATGCAGTATGCGTTATTTGGGAATGTCGCCGTTACAGGCTGTGTTCGAGGTCGGGCGCGGGACTCCCGTGGAAATGGCAAAAAAGACGCTCGAAGTGTTCCGAGCGTTTGCAAATATCCAAGTTCAGGCGGCAACCATCAGGTCGGCGGATCCTTTACTCAAGGCTCTTGGCGTAGGCGAGCCGAACTGA
- the purB gene encoding adenylosuccinate lyase, with translation MRDQFESPLIKRYASKEMSFIFSPQYKFQTWRRLWIYLAESEMELGLPITQEQVDELKAHEKDINFEVAEEEEKRRRHDVMSHVYAYGVQCPKAKGIIHLGATSAFVGDNTDLIQMQQAMILVRKRLCRVMDKLSKFAMEYKDMAQLGATHFQAAQLTTVGKRACLWLQDMLIDLEELNFLIEVLPFRGVKGTTGTQASFMDLFNGDEEKIMELDRRVTAKAGFKRVLTITGQTYTRKWDNRVNQVLSSIAQSLHKFATDMRLMQGVKEVEEPFEKTQIGSSAMAYKRNPMRSERICSLARFVMALVNSTAFTQATQWFERTLDDSANKRLAIPEAFLAMDAMLIIAENVTNGLVVYPKVIEKRIMAELPFMATENIIMEGVKNGGDRQELHEEIRVMSMEAGKVVKEQGKDNDLLERVLKNEKFQKLGITEEKLKEILDLRKFVGRAPGQVVKFVTEEVRPAIEAIPAWDSIDAGELKV, from the coding sequence ATGCGTGATCAATTCGAAAGCCCGCTTATCAAGCGTTATGCTAGCAAGGAAATGAGTTTCATCTTCAGCCCGCAGTACAAGTTTCAGACTTGGCGGAGGCTCTGGATTTACCTCGCCGAATCCGAAATGGAACTCGGCCTTCCGATTACGCAGGAACAGGTGGACGAACTGAAGGCCCACGAGAAGGACATCAACTTCGAAGTCGCCGAAGAAGAAGAAAAGCGCCGCCGTCACGACGTGATGAGCCACGTTTACGCTTACGGCGTGCAGTGCCCGAAGGCTAAGGGCATTATCCACCTCGGTGCAACGTCTGCTTTCGTGGGAGACAACACCGACCTTATCCAGATGCAGCAGGCTATGATCCTCGTGCGCAAGCGTCTTTGCCGCGTGATGGACAAACTTTCCAAGTTTGCGATGGAATACAAGGACATGGCCCAGCTCGGCGCCACGCACTTCCAGGCTGCCCAGCTCACGACTGTCGGCAAACGCGCTTGCCTCTGGCTCCAGGACATGCTCATCGACCTCGAAGAACTCAACTTCCTCATCGAAGTTCTCCCGTTCCGTGGCGTGAAGGGCACGACCGGTACGCAGGCTAGCTTCATGGACTTGTTCAACGGCGACGAAGAAAAGATTATGGAACTCGACCGCCGCGTGACCGCCAAGGCGGGCTTCAAGCGCGTGCTTACCATCACCGGTCAGACTTACACTCGTAAGTGGGACAACCGCGTGAATCAGGTGCTCAGCTCCATCGCTCAGAGTTTGCACAAGTTCGCTACTGACATGCGCCTCATGCAGGGCGTGAAGGAAGTGGAAGAACCGTTCGAAAAGACACAGATCGGCTCCAGCGCAATGGCTTACAAGCGTAACCCGATGCGTAGCGAACGCATTTGCTCTCTCGCTCGTTTCGTGATGGCCCTGGTGAACAGCACCGCCTTTACGCAGGCGACGCAGTGGTTCGAACGTACGCTTGATGACAGTGCGAACAAGCGCTTGGCAATTCCTGAAGCATTCCTCGCTATGGACGCCATGCTCATCATCGCTGAAAACGTCACCAACGGCCTCGTCGTTTATCCGAAGGTCATCGAAAAGCGCATCATGGCTGAACTCCCGTTCATGGCTACCGAAAACATCATCATGGAAGGCGTCAAGAACGGCGGCGACCGTCAGGAACTCCACGAAGAAATCCGCGTGATGTCCATGGAAGCTGGCAAGGTCGTGAAGGAACAGGGTAAGGACAATGACTTGCTCGAACGCGTTCTGAAGAACGAAAAGTTCCAGAAGCTCGGTATCACCGAAGAAAAGCTCAAGGAAATCCTCGACCTCCGCAAGTTCGTGGGTCGCGCTCCTGGTCAGGTCGTGAAGTTCGTGACCGAAGAAGTCCGCCCGGCTATCGAAGCAATCCCAGCATGGGATTCCATTGATGCTGGTGAATTGAAGGTTTAA